Proteins from a genomic interval of Amycolatopsis sp. cg13:
- a CDS encoding beta/gamma crystallin domain-containing protein, with protein sequence MPSLVKRLAIGGAAALALAVTVPAGQAFAIDRVACNGRTDFVQLRLAGGNPWDGSDVACFANGGATYVDLGGVTRVDSGNNSVTLYWDGGQASLGHWQGADLNFVHVRQVWIH encoded by the coding sequence ATGCCTTCACTCGTCAAGAGACTCGCGATCGGCGGCGCCGCGGCGCTCGCGCTGGCCGTCACCGTTCCGGCCGGTCAGGCGTTCGCCATCGACCGGGTCGCCTGCAACGGCCGCACCGACTTCGTCCAGCTGCGCCTCGCGGGCGGAAACCCTTGGGACGGCAGCGATGTCGCCTGCTTCGCCAACGGCGGCGCGACGTATGTGGACCTGGGCGGCGTCACCCGGGTCGACTCCGGCAACAACTCGGTCACCCTGTACTGGGACGGCGGCCAGGCCAGCCTCGGCCACTGGCAGGGCGCCGACCTGAACTTCGTGCACGTGCGGCAGGTCTGGATCCACTGA